A genomic segment from Nitrospirota bacterium encodes:
- the gap gene encoding type I glyceraldehyde-3-phosphate dehydrogenase: MAIRVGINGFGRIGRNFLRTSLGESGIDIVCINDLTDAKTLAHLLKYDSVHGICKADIKVKDNGIAVNGKEIKVTAISDPAQLPWKDLKVDIVLESTGRFVDKESTSKHLTAGAGWVIISAPAKDPDATICMGVNEETLDVKTHKIISNASCTTNCLAPMAKVIHQKFTIKRGLMTTIHSYTNDQRILDFPHKDLRRARAAAVSMIPTTTGAAKAVGLVLPALKGKLDGMAIRVPAPNVSVVDLVAEVEKPATAETVNAALKEAAEGALKGILQYCDEPLVSIDFNGNPHSSIVDAALTKVLEGQMVKVLSWYDNEWGYSSRIRDLILYMAGKK; this comes from the coding sequence ATGGCTATACGGGTAGGCATTAACGGTTTTGGGAGAATTGGAAGGAATTTTTTAAGGACAAGTCTCGGGGAAAGCGGCATTGATATTGTATGCATTAACGACCTCACTGACGCAAAGACGCTGGCGCATCTTCTTAAGTATGACTCTGTTCACGGTATTTGCAAAGCTGACATAAAAGTCAAGGACAACGGCATTGCCGTAAACGGAAAAGAGATAAAGGTTACTGCAATCAGCGACCCTGCACAGCTTCCATGGAAGGACCTGAAGGTTGACATAGTGCTTGAATCAACAGGCCGTTTTGTGGATAAGGAAAGCACCTCAAAGCATTTAACGGCAGGAGCCGGATGGGTTATCATATCCGCGCCTGCAAAAGACCCTGATGCAACCATCTGCATGGGCGTTAATGAGGAGACGCTTGATGTCAAAACGCACAAGATTATCTCCAATGCCTCGTGCACGACAAACTGCCTTGCCCCGATGGCAAAGGTAATTCATCAGAAATTCACAATCAAGCGCGGACTCATGACCACCATACATTCGTACACCAATGACCAGAGAATCCTTGACTTTCCGCACAAGGATTTAAGAAGGGCCAGAGCCGCCGCAGTCTCAATGATACCTACAACAACAGGGGCGGCAAAGGCAGTCGGGCTTGTACTGCCTGCATTAAAAGGAAAACTTGACGGCATGGCCATCAGGGTGCCTGCGCCCAATGTCTCTGTGGTGGACCTCGTTGCCGAGGTTGAAAAACCGGCAACTGCAGAAACCGTAAATGCCGCGCTGAAAGAAGCGGCCGAAGGCGCGCTTAAGGGAATCTTGCAGTACTGCGACGAGCCGCTTGTATCAATTGATTTTAACGGAAATCCTCATTCATCCATAGTTGACGCAGCGCTTACAAAAGTCCTTGAAGGGCAGATGGTCAAGGTTCTTTCATGGTACGATAATGAATGGGGATACAGCAGCCGTATCAGAGATTTAATCCTTTACATGGCAGGCAAAAAGTGA
- a CDS encoding phosphoglycerate kinase, giving the protein MKNNHSEPIKGVLNKLTIADLNIKGKRLFIRADFNVPLDEDLNITDDRRIRSTIPTINYAIDEGAKLILTSHLGRPKGKADKRYSLAPIAKRLQRLIKKEVVFLPDCMGPEVEDAVSKMKEGDIILLENLRFHPEEEKNDGAFSKKLAGLADYYINDAFGAAHRSHASTVGITKFLPSAAGFLLRKEIEYLQGVVNSPVRPFVALLGGAKVSGKIGVLGNLEGKVDKVIIGGGMAYTFLKAMGYGVGDSLVEDEMLDLANKIKEKLIAKGVKFYLPVDSVIAQSVEPGAETKIVPVQEIPKGWRALDIGPASVRLFSEALGNAKTILWNGPMGVFEIDAFSRGTFALARSVADAYALTIVGGGDTDLAVSKAGVSPESISFISTGGGAALQLLEGKDLPGIAALTDKT; this is encoded by the coding sequence ATGAAGAATAACCATTCAGAGCCGATAAAGGGAGTTTTAAACAAGCTTACCATTGCAGACTTGAATATAAAAGGGAAGCGGCTTTTCATCCGCGCAGATTTTAATGTGCCTCTTGATGAAGACCTCAATATTACGGATGACCGGAGAATACGCTCAACCATACCGACAATAAACTATGCAATTGACGAGGGCGCTAAATTAATCCTTACCTCGCATCTCGGAAGGCCCAAGGGCAAGGCGGATAAGCGGTACAGCCTTGCGCCTATTGCAAAGAGGCTTCAGCGTCTTATAAAAAAGGAAGTGGTTTTTTTGCCGGACTGCATGGGACCTGAAGTTGAAGACGCCGTAAGCAAGATGAAAGAAGGAGATATCATACTCCTTGAAAACCTGAGATTTCATCCTGAGGAAGAGAAAAACGACGGAGCCTTCAGCAAGAAACTGGCAGGGCTTGCAGATTATTATATAAATGACGCATTCGGAGCGGCGCACAGGAGTCATGCCTCAACCGTCGGCATAACAAAATTTCTTCCCTCTGCCGCAGGATTCCTTTTACGCAAGGAGATTGAATATCTGCAGGGCGTTGTAAATTCCCCGGTCAGGCCGTTTGTGGCGCTCCTCGGCGGGGCAAAGGTATCAGGGAAAATCGGGGTGCTCGGAAACCTTGAGGGCAAGGTGGACAAGGTAATAATAGGCGGCGGCATGGCGTACACTTTTTTAAAAGCAATGGGATATGGGGTCGGAGACTCGCTTGTTGAAGATGAGATGCTGGACCTTGCAAACAAGATAAAAGAAAAACTTATTGCTAAGGGCGTCAAGTTTTACCTGCCGGTAGACAGCGTTATTGCCCAGAGTGTTGAGCCGGGCGCTGAAACAAAGATCGTCCCTGTTCAGGAAATACCCAAAGGCTGGAGGGCGCTGGACATAGGCCCTGCCTCAGTCCGGCTTTTTTCAGAGGCACTGGGCAATGCAAAAACTATATTGTGGAATGGGCCCATGGGGGTTTTTGAAATAGATGCTTTTTCGCGCGGGACCTTTGCGCTTGCGCGCTCGGTTGCAGACGCCTACGCCCTTACAATCGTAGGCGGCGGCGACACCGACCTTGCCGTAAGCAAGGCGGGGGTTTCCCCTGAAAGCATATCCTTTATCTCAACAGGCGGCGGCGCAGCGCTTCAGCTTCTTGAAGGCAAAGACCTGCCGGGCATCGCAGCGCTTACGGATAAGACGTAA
- the smpB gene encoding SsrA-binding protein SmpB: protein MEPVVGTNRKAYHDYFIEETYEAGISLLGTEVKSLRDGKANLKDSYVIIKNGEAFLLNCHVSPYTHGNILNHDSLRTRKLLLHKQEIQKLWGKLTQKGLTLIPLKLYFKKGRAKVEIGLCKGKRQYEKREEIKKKEAKREIERHLRRSN, encoded by the coding sequence ATGGAACCTGTAGTCGGCACCAACCGCAAGGCTTATCATGATTACTTTATAGAAGAGACCTATGAGGCAGGCATCTCGCTTTTAGGCACTGAGGTAAAGTCCCTGCGTGACGGCAAGGCTAATCTTAAGGACAGCTATGTCATAATTAAAAACGGAGAGGCGTTTTTGCTTAACTGCCACGTAAGCCCGTATACCCACGGCAACATCCTGAACCACGACTCGTTAAGAACAAGGAAACTGCTCCTTCACAAGCAGGAGATACAAAAACTCTGGGGCAAGCTCACTCAAAAAGGGCTTACTCTCATCCCGCTTAAGCTGTATTTTAAAAAAGGCAGGGCAAAGGTTGAGATTGGCTTATGCAAGGGAAAGAGGCAGTATGAAAAAAGAGAGGAGATAAAGAAAAAAGAGGCAAAGAGGGAGATAGAGAGGCATTTGAGGCGCAGCAATTAA